The following proteins are co-located in the Rhea pennata isolate bPtePen1 chromosome 2, bPtePen1.pri, whole genome shotgun sequence genome:
- the CEBPD gene encoding CCAAT/enhancer-binding protein delta: MSAAALYSLDSPACYKSWCLEPANFYDAKVGSGGGLSAACKPGAAGRAGCSMSAEEAAGGSGTDLAELSAAAPAMYEDESAIDFSSYIDSMSAVPNLELCNDELFADLFNSNHKPERGADYGEYLPPGGGAGRDPAKDLGAAMTTLLGAEPRTASSSSSSSSSSSSSRGALKQEPDWSDSDLSSSLLPSQIATCAQTIMNLSGQPTPPTSPEPPGSSSPSSCSTRSPAPAAPAAAPGGPPPPGGKERGAKKCVDRFSPEYRQRRERNNIAVRKSRDKAKRRNQEMQQKLLELSAENEKLHKKIEQLTRDLTSLRHFFKQLPSASFLQPASGTDCR, encoded by the coding sequence ATGAGCGCCGCCGCCCTGTACAGCCTGGACTCCCCGGCATGCTATAAGAGCTGGTGCCTGGAGCCCGCCAACTTCTACGACGCCAAGgtgggcagcggcggcgggctgAGCGCCGCCTGCaagcccggcgccgccggccgcgccggctgCAGCATGAGCGccgaggaggcggcgggcggcagcggcaccgACCTGGCGGAgctcagcgccgccgcgcccgccaTGTACGAGGACGAGAGCGCCATCGACTTCAGCTCCTACATTGACTCCATGTCGGCCGTGCCCAACCTGGAGCTGTGCAACGACGAGCTCTTCGCCGACCTCTTCAACAGCAACCACAAGCCCGAGCGGGGCGCGGACTACGGCGAGTACCTgccgccgggcggcggcgccggccgcgaCCCCGCCAAGGACCTCGGCGCTGCCATGACCACCCTGCTGGGCGCTGAGCCCCGcaccgcctcctcctcctcctcctcctcttcctcctcctcctcctcccgcggCGCCCTGAAGCAGGAGCCGGACTGGAGCGACAGCGACCTCTCGTCCTCGCTGCTGCCCTCGCAGATCGCCACCTGCGCGCAGACCATCATGAACCTGAGCGGGCAGCCCACGCCGCCCACGTCCCCCGAGCCGCCGGGCAGCAGCTCgccctccagctgcagcacccgctcgccggcgcccgccgcccccgccgcggcgcccggcgggccgccgccccccggcggcAAGGAGCGCGGCGCCAAGAAGTGCGTGGACAGGTTTAGCCCCGAGTACCGGCAGCGCCGGGAGCGCAACAACATCGCCGTGCGCAAGAGCCGCGACAAGGCGAAGCGGCGCAACCAGGAGatgcagcagaagctgctggaGCTGTCGGCCGAGAACGAGAAGCTGCACAAGAAGATCGAGCAGCTCACCCGGGACTTAACCAGCCTGCGGCACTTCTTCAAGCAGCTGCCCAGCGCCTCCTTCCTGCAGCCCGCCTCGGGCACCGACTGCCGGTAA